The Euphorbia lathyris chromosome 2, ddEupLath1.1, whole genome shotgun sequence genome includes a window with the following:
- the LOC136217896 gene encoding G patch domain-containing protein TGH isoform X1: MDEEDFVFHGTPIEREEELASRKKKAVAEASGHLRTLVPWKQEVRDEEGRRRFHGAFTGGFSAGYYNTAGSKEGWTPQSFTSSRKNRAELKQQSIVNFLDEDEKAELEGQSLGTSTQFDTFGSTAAEYARKQAEKEQQQRPSAIPGPVPNELVLPVTESIGVKLLLKMGWRHGHSIKDCHANSRSDARREARKALLAFSSDDATSHHYESGTGVDGFESLDQPVNDDVQTSHATPVFVRNPKQDSYGLGYDPYKHAPEFREKKRSRLSDSRQSGNRKPSSIRDGLFGFKSGKAAPGFGIGALEEYGVEDEDVYATAYDFEETHVQEVEEPPRSSTDHTPKLLWKEHGVLPGFRMTANSDYQLERFDPPVIPKDFVPRHKFPGPLEVDDKHAVPPPPEVGPPDDSNLKLLIEGVATLVARCGKLFEDLSREKNQSNPLFNFLDGGNGHEYYAWKLWEERLKRHDHKTVALDGKSFTTERKMTAESRGKILGERPLEKSLKDTRSSVVSADVTAQFNLSDTFTNSVSSGGLPELAKPFKDDPAKQARFELFLKEKYKGGLRSMDSIGAGNMSEAARARERLDFEAAAEAIDKGKLNRDSKLSIQQFVDFSASKGMQFTSGGLEQGNSHAEDLDKKSNYPKREEFQWRPHPVLCKRFDLIDPFMGKPPPPPRMRSKMDSFVFTSDSSKATMLEGNIPSNRDQVSVPLTDTEEMGKHIANSEKEVEVETENVERPVDLYKAIFSDDSDDEVAATTANKKEDPEKKVEVAHTTLNRLIAGDFLESLGKELGLEVPPDLLNKTGTSASKISAVTEAGDANLPVENKPFAVDSLTNRNGDVYQQEIGTGSEIQKDESVIGNPLSGSSRYVESGPTKSRFSKVDTEKATQEDSKSKSPRTHHRKQSSSSSEDERSRKRPSRHRYSSSESYSDQSDDDRRRQHSRSKARRKGEKRSSNRKHSKHHKRRSRESPSRSSRSGKEKERSESKREKRKWRD; the protein is encoded by the exons ATGGATGAAGAGGATTTTGTGTTCCATGGAACGCCAATAGAGCGTGAGGAAGAGCTCGCTAGCCGCAAGAAGAAAGCCGTCGCGGAGGCCTCTGGTCATCTCCGAACTCTTGTCCCTTGGAAGCAAGAG GTTAGAGATGAGGAAGGAAGACGAAGATTCCATGGAGCATTTACTGGGGGATTTTCTGCTGGTTATTATAATACAGCTGGCTCAAAGGAGG GGTGGACTCCTCAATCATTTACATCGTCCAGGAAAAACAGAGCTGAACTTAAACAACAAAGCATTGTCAACTTTTTAGACGAAGATGAGAAAGCT GAGTTGGAAGGTCAGTCCTTGGGGACATCTACACAGTTTGATACATTTGGATCTACGGCTGCTGAATATGCTCGTAAACAAGCTGAGAAGGAACAGCAACAGAG GCCATCAGCTATTCCAGGACCTGTGCCCAATGAATTAGTTCTTCCCGTGACAGAGTCTATAG gtgtaaaattgcttctgaaaATGGGATGGAGGCACGGTCATTCAATTAAGGATTGTCATGCAAATTCACGATCTG ATGCTCGGAGAGAAGCTAGGAAAGCTTTACTAGCATTTTCATCTGATGATGCAACATCTCATCACTATGAGTCTGGGACTGGTGTAGATGGCTTTGAAAGTTTAGATCAGCCTGTTAATGATGATGTTCAGACTTCTCATGCCACACCT GTTTTTGTACGCAATCCAAAGCAGGATTCATATGGTTTAGGATATGATCCATATAAGCATGCTCCTGAGTTCAGAG AGAAGAAAAGGTCACGTCTATCGGATAGCAGACAGAGTGGAAATAGAAAACCTTCATCAATCAGAGATGGTCTCTTTGGTTTTAAGT caggaaaggctgctcctGGCTTCGGTATTGGAGCTCTGGAAGAATATGGTGTTGAAGATGAGGATGTCTATGCAACTG CATATGACTTCGAAGAAACTCATGTCCAAGAAGTTGAAGAGCCTCCAAGATCCAGCACAGACCATACGCCAAAATTGCTCTGGAAGGAGCATGGTGTTCTGCCTGGTTTTAGGATGACGGCAAATTCTGATTACCAGTTGGAAAG ATTTGATCCTCCGGTGATTCCCAAGGATTTTGTGCCCCGCCATAAGTTTCCTGGTCCCCTCGAGGTTGATGACAAGCATGCTGTTCCTCCTCCTCCTGAGGTTGGTCCCCCAGATGACAGCAACTTGAAACTCTTAATTGAGGGGGTTGCAACTTTGGTTGCTCGATGTGGTAAATTATTTGAGGATCTTTCGAGAGAGAAAAATCAATCAAATCCATTATTTAATTTTCTTGATGGAGGAAATGGCCATGAATATTATGCTTGGAAGTTGTGGGAGGAACGTTTGAAACGTCATGATCATAAAACTGTGGCTCTGGATGGGAAATCATTTACAACTGAACGGAAGATGACTGCTGAGAGCCGTGGAAAAATATTAGGGGAACGGCCTTTAGAGAAAAGCTTGAAAGATACTAGGTCATCTGTTGTTTCTGCAGATGTCACTGCTCAATTCAATCTTTCAGATACATTTACAAATTCTGTGTCTTCT GGAGGGTTGCCTGAATTAGCAAAACCTTTTAAAGATGATCCTGCAAAGCAAGCAAGGTTTGAGCTATTTCTCAAAGAAAAGTACAAAGGAGGGCTTCGTTCTATGGATTCCATTGGAGCTGGCAACATGTCAGAAGCAGCTCGTGCACGTGAGAGATTAGATTTTGAGGCTGCAGCCGAGGCAATAGACAAAGGGAAGTTGAACAGAGACAGCAAACTCTCTATACAacagtttgtggatttttcagcCAGTAAAGGGATGCAGTTTACCTCTGGTGGGCTGGAG CAGGGTAATTCTCATGCTGAAGATTTAGACAAAAAGAGTAATTACCCCAAAAGGGAAGAATTTCAATGGCGTCCTCACCCTGTCCTTTGCAAGCGCTTCGATCTAATTGATCCTTTTATGGGGAAG CCACCACCACCTCCACGGATGAGAAGCAAGATGGATTCCTTTGTATTCACTTCAGATTCTAGCAAAGCCACAATGTTAGAGGGAAACATTCCTTCAAATAGAGATCAAGTTTCAGTTCCTCTAACTGACACTGAAGAAATGGGCAAACACATAGCTAATAGCGAAAAGGAAGTTGAGGTAGAAACAGAAAATGTGGAGAGACCTGTTGACCTTTACAAG GCCATTTTCTCTGATGATTCTGATGATGAGGTTGCGGCCACAACTGCCAATAAAAAGGAGGATCCTGAGAAAAAAGTTGAAGTGGCGCATACAACTCTAAATCGCTTGATAGCAGGTGATTTTTTAGAATCATTGGGCAAAGAACTGGGACTGGAGGTTCCACCTGACCTTCTGAACAAAACTGGGACTTCTGCTTCTAAGATATCTGCTGTTACTGAAGCTGGGGATGCAAACCTGCCAGTTGAGAATAAACCATTTGCAGTTGATAGTTTAACAAACCGAAATGGAGATGTTTATCAGCAAGAAATTGGTACAGGGAGTGAAATCCAAAAGGATGAATCTGTTATTGGTAACCCACTGTCTGGTAGCAGCAGATATGTCGAATCTGGTCCAACTAAGAGTAGATTTAGTAAAGTTGATACAGAGAAGGCGACTCAAGAGGATAGTAAATCTAAGTCTCCCCGAACTCATCACAGAAAACAAAGCAGCAGTTCATCTGAAGATGAAAGGAGCAGGAAACGGCCCAGCCGACATCGATATAGTAGCAGCGAGTCATATAGTGATCAATCGGATGATGATAGAAGGAGGCAACATTCTAGGTCAAAAGCAAGAAGAAAAGGAGAAAAGAGAAGTAGCAACAGAAAGCATTCAAAGCATCATAAGCGCAGAAGCAGGGAGTCACCTAGCAGAAGTAGTCGTTCCGGTAAAGAAAAGGAGCGCAGTGAATCGAAAAGGGAGAAACGGAAATGGCGGGATTGA
- the LOC136217896 gene encoding G patch domain-containing protein TGH isoform X2, with translation MDEEDFVFHGTPIEREEELASRKKKAVAEASGHLRTLVPWKQEVRDEEGRRRFHGAFTGGFSAGYYNTAGSKEGWTPQSFTSSRKNRAELKQQSIVNFLDEDEKAELEGQSLGTSTQFDTFGSTAAEYARKQAEKEQQQRPSAIPGPVPNELVLPVTESIGVKLLLKMGWRHGHSIKDCHANSRSDARREARKALLAFSSDDATSHHYESGTGVDGFESLDQPVNDDVQTSHATPVFVRNPKQDSYGLGYDPYKHAPEFREKKRSRLSDSRQSGNRKPSSIRDGLFGFKSGKAAPGFGIGALEEYGVEDEDVYATAYDFEETHVQEVEEPPRSSTDHTPKLLWKEHGVLPGFRMTANSDYQLERFDPPVIPKDFVPRHKFPGPLEVDDKHAVPPPPEVGPPDDSNLKLLIEGVATLVARCGKLFEDLSREKNQSNPLFNFLDGGNGHEYYAWKLWEERLKRHDHKTVALDGKSFTTERKMTAESRGKILGERPLEKSLKDTRSSVVSADVTAQFNLSDTFTNSVSSGGLPELAKPFKDDPAKQARFELFLKEKYKGGLRSMDSIGAGNMSEAARARERLDFEAAAEAIDKGKLNRDSKLSIQQFVDFSASKGMQFTSGGLEGNSHAEDLDKKSNYPKREEFQWRPHPVLCKRFDLIDPFMGKPPPPPRMRSKMDSFVFTSDSSKATMLEGNIPSNRDQVSVPLTDTEEMGKHIANSEKEVEVETENVERPVDLYKAIFSDDSDDEVAATTANKKEDPEKKVEVAHTTLNRLIAGDFLESLGKELGLEVPPDLLNKTGTSASKISAVTEAGDANLPVENKPFAVDSLTNRNGDVYQQEIGTGSEIQKDESVIGNPLSGSSRYVESGPTKSRFSKVDTEKATQEDSKSKSPRTHHRKQSSSSSEDERSRKRPSRHRYSSSESYSDQSDDDRRRQHSRSKARRKGEKRSSNRKHSKHHKRRSRESPSRSSRSGKEKERSESKREKRKWRD, from the exons ATGGATGAAGAGGATTTTGTGTTCCATGGAACGCCAATAGAGCGTGAGGAAGAGCTCGCTAGCCGCAAGAAGAAAGCCGTCGCGGAGGCCTCTGGTCATCTCCGAACTCTTGTCCCTTGGAAGCAAGAG GTTAGAGATGAGGAAGGAAGACGAAGATTCCATGGAGCATTTACTGGGGGATTTTCTGCTGGTTATTATAATACAGCTGGCTCAAAGGAGG GGTGGACTCCTCAATCATTTACATCGTCCAGGAAAAACAGAGCTGAACTTAAACAACAAAGCATTGTCAACTTTTTAGACGAAGATGAGAAAGCT GAGTTGGAAGGTCAGTCCTTGGGGACATCTACACAGTTTGATACATTTGGATCTACGGCTGCTGAATATGCTCGTAAACAAGCTGAGAAGGAACAGCAACAGAG GCCATCAGCTATTCCAGGACCTGTGCCCAATGAATTAGTTCTTCCCGTGACAGAGTCTATAG gtgtaaaattgcttctgaaaATGGGATGGAGGCACGGTCATTCAATTAAGGATTGTCATGCAAATTCACGATCTG ATGCTCGGAGAGAAGCTAGGAAAGCTTTACTAGCATTTTCATCTGATGATGCAACATCTCATCACTATGAGTCTGGGACTGGTGTAGATGGCTTTGAAAGTTTAGATCAGCCTGTTAATGATGATGTTCAGACTTCTCATGCCACACCT GTTTTTGTACGCAATCCAAAGCAGGATTCATATGGTTTAGGATATGATCCATATAAGCATGCTCCTGAGTTCAGAG AGAAGAAAAGGTCACGTCTATCGGATAGCAGACAGAGTGGAAATAGAAAACCTTCATCAATCAGAGATGGTCTCTTTGGTTTTAAGT caggaaaggctgctcctGGCTTCGGTATTGGAGCTCTGGAAGAATATGGTGTTGAAGATGAGGATGTCTATGCAACTG CATATGACTTCGAAGAAACTCATGTCCAAGAAGTTGAAGAGCCTCCAAGATCCAGCACAGACCATACGCCAAAATTGCTCTGGAAGGAGCATGGTGTTCTGCCTGGTTTTAGGATGACGGCAAATTCTGATTACCAGTTGGAAAG ATTTGATCCTCCGGTGATTCCCAAGGATTTTGTGCCCCGCCATAAGTTTCCTGGTCCCCTCGAGGTTGATGACAAGCATGCTGTTCCTCCTCCTCCTGAGGTTGGTCCCCCAGATGACAGCAACTTGAAACTCTTAATTGAGGGGGTTGCAACTTTGGTTGCTCGATGTGGTAAATTATTTGAGGATCTTTCGAGAGAGAAAAATCAATCAAATCCATTATTTAATTTTCTTGATGGAGGAAATGGCCATGAATATTATGCTTGGAAGTTGTGGGAGGAACGTTTGAAACGTCATGATCATAAAACTGTGGCTCTGGATGGGAAATCATTTACAACTGAACGGAAGATGACTGCTGAGAGCCGTGGAAAAATATTAGGGGAACGGCCTTTAGAGAAAAGCTTGAAAGATACTAGGTCATCTGTTGTTTCTGCAGATGTCACTGCTCAATTCAATCTTTCAGATACATTTACAAATTCTGTGTCTTCT GGAGGGTTGCCTGAATTAGCAAAACCTTTTAAAGATGATCCTGCAAAGCAAGCAAGGTTTGAGCTATTTCTCAAAGAAAAGTACAAAGGAGGGCTTCGTTCTATGGATTCCATTGGAGCTGGCAACATGTCAGAAGCAGCTCGTGCACGTGAGAGATTAGATTTTGAGGCTGCAGCCGAGGCAATAGACAAAGGGAAGTTGAACAGAGACAGCAAACTCTCTATACAacagtttgtggatttttcagcCAGTAAAGGGATGCAGTTTACCTCTGGTGGGCTGGAG GGTAATTCTCATGCTGAAGATTTAGACAAAAAGAGTAATTACCCCAAAAGGGAAGAATTTCAATGGCGTCCTCACCCTGTCCTTTGCAAGCGCTTCGATCTAATTGATCCTTTTATGGGGAAG CCACCACCACCTCCACGGATGAGAAGCAAGATGGATTCCTTTGTATTCACTTCAGATTCTAGCAAAGCCACAATGTTAGAGGGAAACATTCCTTCAAATAGAGATCAAGTTTCAGTTCCTCTAACTGACACTGAAGAAATGGGCAAACACATAGCTAATAGCGAAAAGGAAGTTGAGGTAGAAACAGAAAATGTGGAGAGACCTGTTGACCTTTACAAG GCCATTTTCTCTGATGATTCTGATGATGAGGTTGCGGCCACAACTGCCAATAAAAAGGAGGATCCTGAGAAAAAAGTTGAAGTGGCGCATACAACTCTAAATCGCTTGATAGCAGGTGATTTTTTAGAATCATTGGGCAAAGAACTGGGACTGGAGGTTCCACCTGACCTTCTGAACAAAACTGGGACTTCTGCTTCTAAGATATCTGCTGTTACTGAAGCTGGGGATGCAAACCTGCCAGTTGAGAATAAACCATTTGCAGTTGATAGTTTAACAAACCGAAATGGAGATGTTTATCAGCAAGAAATTGGTACAGGGAGTGAAATCCAAAAGGATGAATCTGTTATTGGTAACCCACTGTCTGGTAGCAGCAGATATGTCGAATCTGGTCCAACTAAGAGTAGATTTAGTAAAGTTGATACAGAGAAGGCGACTCAAGAGGATAGTAAATCTAAGTCTCCCCGAACTCATCACAGAAAACAAAGCAGCAGTTCATCTGAAGATGAAAGGAGCAGGAAACGGCCCAGCCGACATCGATATAGTAGCAGCGAGTCATATAGTGATCAATCGGATGATGATAGAAGGAGGCAACATTCTAGGTCAAAAGCAAGAAGAAAAGGAGAAAAGAGAAGTAGCAACAGAAAGCATTCAAAGCATCATAAGCGCAGAAGCAGGGAGTCACCTAGCAGAAGTAGTCGTTCCGGTAAAGAAAAGGAGCGCAGTGAATCGAAAAGGGAGAAACGGAAATGGCGGGATTGA